The DNA segment TGGCTAAAAAATCTTGTTCATTCATGGCGTAAGTTTGATTAGAAAACGATAAAACTATTTTAAGCCTAAACAGCAAAAAATCAAATTTTGTCATAAAGACACTAAATCGGTTGACAAGAATAGTGTCGATAAGACACAATTCAGTTGTTGTCATAAAGACACTAACTGGAGAAAGACTATGTTTAACTTAAATTACTTTAAAGCAGACTCATCAACATTCATTATTAAATCGGTAAATGGCAAAATTCGCCAGCAAGGTAAAGGCTTGAGTTTTTGGTATAACTCCGCCACAACCTCTATTGCGGCACTACCTTTAAACGCCCAAGAAGCGCCGTTTATTTTCAACTTCCAAACCTCGGACTTTCAGGGTTTACGCATCCAAGGGCAAATTTCATTTCAGGTCAAAATGCCTGAAAAAGCCGCAGAAGTACTCAACTTTAACTTGAGCAAAAACGGCAAATCTTATGCCTCTGAAGATCCACTAAAACTCAGTGATCGTGTTGTGCGTATTGCACAAACTTTAATTCAAGCAAAGATCCAAAGTACACCTCTTAGAGAAGCGTTATTACTTAGCCAATCATTAGTCACTTTGGTGATGGAACAATTAATTGAACACCCATCATTAGAAGCATTAGGTATTGCAATTTTAGATGTCTCTATTGCGGCAATCACGCCATCACCAGAAACCTTAAAAGCACTCGAAGCCGAAGCGAGAGAATCCTTACTGAAAGAAGCTGATGATGCCATTTATGCACGTCGTAAATTCTCAGTAGAACAAGAGCGCACCATTAAAGAGGCTGAATTAGAAACCGATTTATCTGTTCAACGTAAACGTCAAGAAATCGAAGAAGCACGTTTAGAAAACGAACGTACATTATTGCGTGAACAAGCAGAGATTGAAAAAGAGCGCCTTGAAGCGAAGGTTAATGCAGAAGCGAAACGCAAAGAACTGGTGGCGTTAAGTGCTGAAAATCAGCGAACACAATCAGAAGCCGATGCTTATGCTATTGAAGCGACTATGCGTGCTTATCGTGAATTGCCAGTTGAAAACCTAAAAGCCATGGCACTCGCGAAAATGGACTCACAACAATTAATGGCAATGGCATTTGAAACCTTAGCGCTGAATTCAGGAAAAATCGGCGAATTGAATATCACCCCTGATTTATTTAGCCAATTTATGAAAAAAGGGAGTAAATAATGCAACGTAACGAAGATTTTCGTTTTGTGCTGGTGATGAGAAAAAGCCGTTTACAGGAATTAATTGAACGCTTTAATACTTGGTCACAAGCCAAATTCTATTTAGAACACAACAATGTTGAGGTAACGGATTACCTCAACGAACACAATTTATATCAAAAGCAACTAACAGAAGCTGAACTGATTTTAAAATCATTAGGACGTTTTCAACTTTTAGAAAGAGGTTTACTACCTAGTTATCAATTCTCATCCCACGATATTGTGGTCGTAATCGGTCAAGATGGGCTGGTCGCCAATACGCTGAAATACCTTAATGGGCAGCCTATTATTGCCATCAATCCCGACCCATCACGATGGGATGGTAAATTATTACCGTTCGAAATTGGACAATTAAAAGAGACGGTAATTAATACCATTAATCAAAAAATGCCGTTTAAATCTGTGACCTTTGCGCAAGCGACAACCAATGATGGTCAATCACTGTTAGCCGTTAATGATTTATTTATTGGCCCCAAAAGCCACACGTCTGCACGCTATATTTTACAATGGAACGGTGCTGAAGAAGTACAATCCTCATCAGGGATTATTGTGTCTACGGGGCTTGGCTCAACAGGGTGGTTTCAATCTATTCTCGCGGGAGCGATGGCAATTACAGGGGAAGCGTCACATCCCCTGTTACAAGGATTTAGCTGGGGTGACAAAAAGCTGCAATTTAGTGTGAGAGAACCGTTTCCAAGTCGAACAACCGGTGTAGCTATGACCTTTGGGACAATAGAGCCTGATTCACCGTTACAATTAGGATCTTTGATGCCTGAAAATGGCGTGATTTTCTCTGATGGCATCGAAGATGACTATTTACAATTTAATGCAGGTTGCATTGCTCATATTGGTATCGCTGACATACAAGGGCAATTAATTAGCCAAAAAGGACGTCAGCGTATTTAATAGCCTGATAGATAACTTTATCAGGCTTAATTTTAGTTCAATCAATTAACTAGCTGAATACACTATAATATATTTATTTGCAGTTTAGCGGCAGCAATCATAAACATTGGCGTCGAGCGATAAAGTACTTTACGTTTTTCATCATACACTTGCTCATTAATATTGGTTAAACAAGTCAATGCTGAATAACCGAGAGTAACTAGCGTATCAAGATCCCATTGTGGCCTAATTTTTTGACACATTGGCATGCTTTTGCGGTAATCGAGCATTGCATCGCTATAACCTGCTGGCTTTTCATTAAACAGTTCCGTATATGCTGCAATATCTTCACTATTTTTCTGGTTTAAAGCGTCATCAAATAAATAACGATTCCAGTTAGCATCAAAAATCAGCGTTCTTGCTCCCGGTTTTAAAACACGTAACCACTCTTTATAACCTTGTTTTGCATCTAATAACGTCCATGCCACATTACGGCTAATCACCAAATCAAAGTGATCATCAGGAAAAGGCAAACAATGGCTATCACCTTGCATGACTTCCACATCAACTTGGTAGGCTTCAAAGTTTTTCTTCGCAACATCAACCATTGCTTCAGTGCAATCTATTGCTGTCACTTTATGCCCTGCTTTCGCCATAATGATAGAGAAAAAGCCGGGGCCAGTTCCCACATCCAGTACCTTTAATTTGCCTTGCTGACCACAATATTCATGAATAATATTCAACCACGCTTCTCGCTGAAAACCGTTTAACTCGAGTTGGATCAAATTACTGTAATTTTCAGCACCTTCAGTCCAATTTTTTAATAATTTATCTTTTGAGTCCTGCATAACAAAACCTATCAGTATGTAAACTAAAATAAATAAACAAAATCATGGCGCTGCAAGATCTTCTAAAGATAACCAAGAGCGCCGTAGAGACTATTTTTCAGATGCATGAGGTACAGTGAGCTTTTCCCATGCAACAGGTGCGTAGTTATTTACACCAACTTCAAAATTAGCCACCTTCTTAGGATTAATAGCAAAGTTGGTGACAAGATGATAAACCGGTGCGGTGATCGCCTCTTCACTAATAAAGGTCATAATGCCGTCATAACCTTTTTGGCGATCTTCTTCGTTTAATGTTGCTAAGGTTTTATAAATCATCGCAGAGAGATTTTCGTCATACCATGCTTTAGCTTGCTGATTATTGGCTTGGATATCGTAGATCTCTAGCATAGAGCTATGGGGCATCCATGAATCTGATGCCGTGCGCATTAAAGCCATATCAAAATCTTTTGATTCTAAAGTGGATTGGGTATAACCATTACGATCGAGTATTTTTAAATTAACTTGTATACCCGTTTGCGCTAATTCTGCTTGAATAAATTCAGCAAGGGTTTTCCATTCAGGGAACTCATCTGTTGTTAACAAGAAAGAAAAAGCTAAAGGCTTACCCTCTTTTTCAAAAATACCTTGAGCATTTTTGCTATATCCAGCTTCAATTAATAATGCCTGCGCTTTATCTTTATCACCCGCTAAGGTGTAGTTATTTTTTGCATTAGCATAAGGCACACCGGACTGATACATTCCGGTCGCTTCTTTACCAATATGATTAAAGAGATCTTCCGCAATACTTTTTTTATCAATGGCGTAATTAATCGCTTGGCGAATACGCTTGTCTTGTAGCTCGGGTGTACGTTGGTTAAAAGCAATAAAGTGAGAACTTAAGGTATCAGCAGTAAATGTTTCAAACTGCTTATCTTGTTCTAATTCCTGAATATTTCCCATTGGAATTTTACCAATCAGATCACCGCCAATAATATCTACCTCACCACTTTGTAAGGCAAAAATACGCGCCTGACCGTCTGGAACAACTTTAAAGATAATACGATCTAACTTTGGTTTTTCACCCCAATAGTAAGGATTTGGTACTAGCGTAAAGCTTTTATCTTTTTCATAGCTTTCTAACATCCAAGGTCCTGTTCCAACCGGCTTAGTAAAGGTTTTACCGTCTTCACCTAACGAAGCGGGGCTTAAAAAGCGCACAGGTCGAGGATAGGTCATTTCCATTAAAATAGGATAAGAAGGATTTTTGTAAGTAATACGCACCGTATGTTTATCAATGGCTTCCATTGAATCCACTAAGGTAGCGGTAATTTGACTATAACGAGGATTATTCACCCAACGTTTTAAATTAAAAATAACCGCATCTGCATCAAACGGAGTACCATCTGAAAACTTCACATTTTCGCGCAGTTTAAAAGTATAGGTTTTACCGTCTTTTGAAATATCCCAACTGGTTGCTAATGTTGGAATAATCTTACCTTCACCGCCATCTTCTGTTAAACCGTCATAAATCATCTTAAAGACAAAATGTGGACCGTTATAACTGGCAGCATCAAGCATATTCATCGCACCATCGCGATAAATTGCAACGACAACTTCTTTTTTCTGTTCAACTTGAGTGGTGTTTTCTGTTGGTTTCTCATCATTACAGCCCGTTAATACGGTTATTGAAAGAAAACCAACCAATAAAGTTCGATGTATTAATTGTTTAAACATATTCTTTTCTCTTTCCATCTTATTGTTATTAATGCATTATTTTATGGCATGCAACCCAGTGGTCAGATGCAATTTCTATCAAAGGCGGGTTTTGTTGCTTACAGATATCTTGTCGATTTAAACAACGGTGGTAATAAGGGCATCCCGTGAGTACTTTAGGTGCATCGGTGTAGATCTGTTGTTTAAAAGGCGTGCGTTGTGTGGGATGCGTTGGCAATACGGCAGATAATAAAGCCTGACTATATGGATGCTGAACACGGTTATCCATTTTAGGAATAACTTCAACAATATGACCAAGATACATCACAATAATACGGTCACTCACAAAGTTCACCGCAGAAATATCATGAGAAATAAACAGATAGGTCAGTTGTAATGTCTTTTTAAGGGTATTTATTAACGTGAGAATTTGCTGTTTTAACGCAAAATCAATACTCGATACAATTTCATCACACACCACAAATTCAGGTTCCAGCACTAACGCTCTTGCAATACCAATACGTTGTTTTTGCCCACCTGAAAGCGCATCAGAATGTCTTGATAAAAAAGTGCTATCTAAGCCGACTAATTCTAATATTTTACCGATACGTTGCTGCCGCGCTTGGCGAGTCATATTTTTATAATTAATAAGTGGCTCAGCAATAATTTGTTCTACGGTAAAATAAGGATTAAACGAATCGGCACTGGCTTGAAAGATCATCTGCATATTTTGGCGGACTTGGCGCATCTGTTTAAAACTAAAATGCGTGATCTCTTGCTTTGAAAAGGTAATAACACCGTCATCACTTTGTTCTAATTTTAGTAATAATTTGCCAAGTGTGGTTTTTCCACATCCAGATTCCCCCACAACACCGAGTGTTTCTCCTCGATAAATACAAAATGAGGCATTGGCAACAGCACAGGTTACGACACCATTTTTTTTATAATATTTGGAAAGGTTTTTTACTTCGACTAATGGCATCTTATTCCCCCTGCTTTATTGTTGAAAATAAGCGCTGGGTATATTCATGCTGAGGCTTATCAAAAAGTAGAGTCGCACTTCCTGAACTCACAATATCACCTTGATACATCACATAAACGTTATCCGCCATTTGCGCCACAATACCCAGATCATGAGTGATCAGCAAAATAGCGATCCCTAATGATTTCAAGCGATCAATTTCATATAAAATAGCGGCTTGCGTAGTGAGATCTAAAGAAGCCGTTGGCTCATCGGCAATGACAACTGGGGCTTCAGATAACAATCCCATTCCCACCATAATGCGCTGACACATACCGCCACTTAACTCAAATGGATATTTATTTAGCAACTCATCTGCATGGCTTAACCCAAGGCGAGATAAAATATCTTTATATCGCTGTCGCTTTTCTGTTTTTGATTTCTTACGCCATAAAGGAGGTAGCGATTCAGCAAAATGCTTTTCTATTTTAATCGTAGGATTTAAGGCACTTCTTGGCTCTTGGAAAATCATGGCAATCTTCTGCCCACGAATATTTCGCCACTGTCTTTCGCTTTTATTTGAAATCACTTCACCTGATAACGTTATTTCACCCGAAATAACCTTTCCAGGTTTATCAATTAAATTCATTAAAGAGAGTGCCGTTGCTGATTTACCACTTCCTGAGCCACCGATTAATGCGGTTATTTTTCCAGCATAAAGTTCAAGGTTGATATTATTGACCGCGACAAATTCACTCTTTTGTTGTTGAAAAACAGTCGTCAATCCTTTAACGGATAAAACAGGTTTAGAGCGCATCTAAATTTCCTCCTGTTTTTTCAAATCTAAGGCTTTCGCATTATTTTGTAAGACATCATTTAACCCTTCACCAATCATATTTAACGCCCAAACGGACAACATAATGGCGAGAGCAGGATAGATAATCATCATCGGATATTGCGTCATATATTGCCGGCTATCACTTAACATCACTCCCCAATCTGCAATCGGTGGTTGTGATCCCAAACCGATAAATGAGAATGCTGCAACGTGTGTGATCACCGCTGCAATACGCAATGTGGCGAGAACAATAATGGATGACATGGCATTAGGAATAATGTGATGAAATATGATACGACGATGAGGCGAACCAACAGATATCGCTGCTTGAATAAAATCTTTCTCTTTTAAAGCGATGACAGAGCCACGAATAATACGAGCAAAAGGCGCCCACCAAAGCGTAATAAATACCAATAAAATAGTCATTAAACTGGGACCAGTGATCCCTATCGCAGCCAATGCCAATAAACTGGATGGAAATGTTGATGCAATATCAACAAGACGCATAATCACGTTATCGGTTTTTCCACCGACATATCCCGCTAAAATTCCCAATGGAATACCAATACTAAGCATTAATGCGGTGGCAAGTACTGCCGTCGAAAGGCTAGTTCGAATACCATAAATTAAGCGAGAAAAGACACAACGCCCCAACTGATCGGTTCCTAATGGATAATCAAAGCTAGCACTCATCAGTTTTAATTTAACGTTAGTCAAATAAGGATCATGAGGTGCTAAATAAGGCGCAAAAATACCCAAAATAACTAAAAAAAGAATGATCAAAACGCCAGTCATCGCTAAACGTTGTTGTAAAAATCGCTGAAAAAAATTCAGTTGCATCGTTATCACTCCATCATTATTTTTGGATCGATAAACACATACAACATGTCTATCAAGAGATTAATAACAATGTAGGTCACCGCTACAACAACGATATATCCTTGAATAACAGGTAAATCTTTAAGACGAATACTGTCTACGGCAAATTTACCAATACCATTCCATGAAAAAATAGTTTCACAAGCGAATTGCCCACCTAACAACTTACCAAAATTCACGCCAATTAAAGTTATACAAGGTAAGACTGCATTTTTTAAACCATGGCGAAAAAGTGCCGCTGTTTTACCTAAACCTCTTGCTCTAGCCGCTCGAATATAATCGGTATAACTCACTTCGATTAAATTATTACGTAAAATACGGGTATACATAGCGGCATAACCGGCACTCAGTGTTAAAGCAGGTAAGAGAATATTTTGCATACTGTCGCCAGCAATCACTGGCGCAAGGTGTAATTGGATTGCAAAGATATACAGTAGTAATAATCCGAGACAAAAGTCAGGTAAGGTTGCTGCAACTGTGGTTAAGAACCGAATACCATGATCAATCGGTGTATCTTTAAAACGCACAGAAACTAACGCGATAGGGACACATAAAATGATGGCAAATAATGTGGAAACCAACGCTAATTTTAACGTTGCTGGAAATCTATCCATAATTTCTTGGCTGACAGGTAAACCGGATTGAATCGATGTGCCAAAATCACCTTGTAAGGTGTGTGCCAACCAACTTAAGTACTGAATATACAGAGGTCTATCTAATCCAAGCTCTGTTCGCACCGCGGCAATACTGTCCGGTGTTGGAATAATTCCCTTGCTACGTAAGGTAATTTCAGCAATATCACCTGCTGAAATATGGCTTAATATAAATGCCAATATACTGACAATAATAAGCATAGGAACAACTTGGATAAGTCGTTTAAAAATAAAGCGTTTAAAGTTCATTTTGATGATTTATTATAATGATAAATTTAGCGTCTAGTCACTTAAAGCCAAATTATAGAGATTAATCTTTAATGAACTATTGATATAACACGTTATTTATTCAATTTATTTAGCTAAATAAAAAATAACTTTTTTATTTTGTATATATTCTAAAGATAACCATTTATATTTTTTAAATAGTTATAAACAAAATTATATTTGGAATTTTAGAAATAATAACACTTTATTTAGATTTTATTTATACACTTTAAAATCAATAGGTTAATAAGATAAAAGAAGATAAAATAAGAAATGCAACGCGTTTAATAAAAATAAAATAAATATTTACTTTATTTAGCATCAGAATAATCTTTCAAAAAATAGAACAAACCCGAGGAAAAG comes from the Proteus appendicitidis genome and includes:
- a CDS encoding SPFH domain-containing protein — translated: MFNLNYFKADSSTFIIKSVNGKIRQQGKGLSFWYNSATTSIAALPLNAQEAPFIFNFQTSDFQGLRIQGQISFQVKMPEKAAEVLNFNLSKNGKSYASEDPLKLSDRVVRIAQTLIQAKIQSTPLREALLLSQSLVTLVMEQLIEHPSLEALGIAILDVSIAAITPSPETLKALEAEARESLLKEADDAIYARRKFSVEQERTIKEAELETDLSVQRKRQEIEEARLENERTLLREQAEIEKERLEAKVNAEAKRKELVALSAENQRTQSEADAYAIEATMRAYRELPVENLKAMALAKMDSQQLMAMAFETLALNSGKIGELNITPDLFSQFMKKGSK
- a CDS encoding sugar kinase, producing MQRNEDFRFVLVMRKSRLQELIERFNTWSQAKFYLEHNNVEVTDYLNEHNLYQKQLTEAELILKSLGRFQLLERGLLPSYQFSSHDIVVVIGQDGLVANTLKYLNGQPIIAINPDPSRWDGKLLPFEIGQLKETVINTINQKMPFKSVTFAQATTNDGQSLLAVNDLFIGPKSHTSARYILQWNGAEEVQSSSGIIVSTGLGSTGWFQSILAGAMAITGEASHPLLQGFSWGDKKLQFSVREPFPSRTTGVAMTFGTIEPDSPLQLGSLMPENGVIFSDGIEDDYLQFNAGCIAHIGIADIQGQLISQKGRQRI
- a CDS encoding class I SAM-dependent methyltransferase is translated as MQDSKDKLLKNWTEGAENYSNLIQLELNGFQREAWLNIIHEYCGQQGKLKVLDVGTGPGFFSIIMAKAGHKVTAIDCTEAMVDVAKKNFEAYQVDVEVMQGDSHCLPFPDDHFDLVISRNVAWTLLDAKQGYKEWLRVLKPGARTLIFDANWNRYLFDDALNQKNSEDIAAYTELFNEKPAGYSDAMLDYRKSMPMCQKIRPQWDLDTLVTLGYSALTCLTNINEQVYDEKRKVLYRSTPMFMIAAAKLQINIL
- a CDS encoding ABC transporter substrate-binding protein, which produces MFKQLIHRTLLVGFLSITVLTGCNDEKPTENTTQVEQKKEVVVAIYRDGAMNMLDAASYNGPHFVFKMIYDGLTEDGGEGKIIPTLATSWDISKDGKTYTFKLRENVKFSDGTPFDADAVIFNLKRWVNNPRYSQITATLVDSMEAIDKHTVRITYKNPSYPILMEMTYPRPVRFLSPASLGEDGKTFTKPVGTGPWMLESYEKDKSFTLVPNPYYWGEKPKLDRIIFKVVPDGQARIFALQSGEVDIIGGDLIGKIPMGNIQELEQDKQFETFTADTLSSHFIAFNQRTPELQDKRIRQAINYAIDKKSIAEDLFNHIGKEATGMYQSGVPYANAKNNYTLAGDKDKAQALLIEAGYSKNAQGIFEKEGKPLAFSFLLTTDEFPEWKTLAEFIQAELAQTGIQVNLKILDRNGYTQSTLESKDFDMALMRTASDSWMPHSSMLEIYDIQANNQQAKAWYDENLSAMIYKTLATLNEEDRQKGYDGIMTFISEEAITAPVYHLVTNFAINPKKVANFEVGVNNYAPVAWEKLTVPHASEK
- a CDS encoding oligopeptide/dipeptide ABC transporter ATP-binding protein, with the protein product MPLVEVKNLSKYYKKNGVVTCAVANASFCIYRGETLGVVGESGCGKTTLGKLLLKLEQSDDGVITFSKQEITHFSFKQMRQVRQNMQMIFQASADSFNPYFTVEQIIAEPLINYKNMTRQARQQRIGKILELVGLDSTFLSRHSDALSGGQKQRIGIARALVLEPEFVVCDEIVSSIDFALKQQILTLINTLKKTLQLTYLFISHDISAVNFVSDRIIVMYLGHIVEVIPKMDNRVQHPYSQALLSAVLPTHPTQRTPFKQQIYTDAPKVLTGCPYYHRCLNRQDICKQQNPPLIEIASDHWVACHKIMH
- a CDS encoding ABC transporter ATP-binding protein, which gives rise to MRSKPVLSVKGLTTVFQQQKSEFVAVNNINLELYAGKITALIGGSGSGKSATALSLMNLIDKPGKVISGEITLSGEVISNKSERQWRNIRGQKIAMIFQEPRSALNPTIKIEKHFAESLPPLWRKKSKTEKRQRYKDILSRLGLSHADELLNKYPFELSGGMCQRIMVGMGLLSEAPVVIADEPTASLDLTTQAAILYEIDRLKSLGIAILLITHDLGIVAQMADNVYVMYQGDIVSSGSATLLFDKPQHEYTQRLFSTIKQGE
- a CDS encoding ABC transporter permease — protein: MQLNFFQRFLQQRLAMTGVLIILFLVILGIFAPYLAPHDPYLTNVKLKLMSASFDYPLGTDQLGRCVFSRLIYGIRTSLSTAVLATALMLSIGIPLGILAGYVGGKTDNVIMRLVDIASTFPSSLLALAAIGITGPSLMTILLVFITLWWAPFARIIRGSVIALKEKDFIQAAISVGSPHRRIIFHHIIPNAMSSIIVLATLRIAAVITHVAAFSFIGLGSQPPIADWGVMLSDSRQYMTQYPMMIIYPALAIMLSVWALNMIGEGLNDVLQNNAKALDLKKQEEI
- a CDS encoding ABC transporter permease, translated to MNFKRFIFKRLIQVVPMLIIVSILAFILSHISAGDIAEITLRSKGIIPTPDSIAAVRTELGLDRPLYIQYLSWLAHTLQGDFGTSIQSGLPVSQEIMDRFPATLKLALVSTLFAIILCVPIALVSVRFKDTPIDHGIRFLTTVAATLPDFCLGLLLLYIFAIQLHLAPVIAGDSMQNILLPALTLSAGYAAMYTRILRNNLIEVSYTDYIRAARARGLGKTAALFRHGLKNAVLPCITLIGVNFGKLLGGQFACETIFSWNGIGKFAVDSIRLKDLPVIQGYIVVVAVTYIVINLLIDMLYVFIDPKIMME